TCGATTTTGTTGGCCAGTGTGGCGGCAGTGGGCAGCGGGGCTCCTGCCTGCTTCGagttgcccgtcttcttcgtGGACTCCTCGTAATCCTCATCGGAATCTATGTCCTCCAGTTGGCCGCCTgtgcttgttgttgttctggTTTCTGCACCAGACGATGCCGGCGTtcccgttgttgttgttgctgccgtcgcCCCAGACGCCGCGGCATTTTGCCGCTTTCGCTCCGACTCCTCGAGCGACCCGTAGTGCAGCGTGCGCTGCCGCTTGATGTACTGTATATCGTCGTCATCGGACATCGTGGGCGCCAGCGAGCGAGCGgggtataattaatttaaaaacaaaatttcgcCGAAAAACGaaggaaacaacaaaaaaatatcgCCTCAATGAAAACGTTTTGCTGCCTAGTGTTGGACAACGCCGAGGGGGGTGGTTCAGCGATGGCACCGCCTGCCCATCGATATTTAGCACAAGAAGCGGCGAACCCATCGATAGTTTTAGAACGGCAAGGcgaaatttgaatatttgtattattttttatagctgcttCTGTTAAAGTGTACAACATTTTACGAAAAAGCTTGCACagataaattgtttataaataagaaCCCGAATTTAAAGGAGAATATGTTAGGAACGTTCAGGCATCATAACTACAAAACCCCTTACAAGAAATTTTTACATTGAGAATTCATTATTATCATATTGCAACACATAATTATATACAGAAAGTACAACAATATAAACACATACTATACAATACTGTTCTTCTTATTAATTCCGCTACAAACTAACACCGTGATTTCCGTGACCGAAACCGCGACTCTTCACCGATACATCGCCCCGCCGGCGCTTCGCAACACTGCTCTGCAGCACTACCCCATTTTAGTCCAGCgcacgcacactcacacacgacTTTTCCTAGGTGGTAAAAAAGTGAGTGAAAATCGAGATTTCCACACGCATCGCACGCTAGCGGTCACATAGCCTGCGAGATAGCCGTCACTGCCACCGCCGCAGCACTTTTCACGCGCTACCGGCCAGAAGGAAATGAGCGCGCCGAGCAACAAAATGTCGGCCACCGATCAGATGCGAGCAATGCTTGACCAGCTAATGGGCACTACGCGGAATGGCGACGAGCGCCAGCTGAAGTTCTCGGACACCAGGGTCTGCAAGTCCTTCCTGCTCGACTGCTGCCCGCACGACATCCTGGCGTCCACGCGCATGGATCTCGGTGAGTGTCCCAAAGTGCATGACCTGGCTTTCCGCGCAGATTACGAGAGTGCGGCCAAGACGCGCGACTACTACTACGACATCGAGGCCATGGAGCACCTGCAGGCCTTCATCGCCGACTGCGACCGCCGCACCGACTCCGCCAAGCAGCGCCTGAAGGAGACCCAGGAGGAGCTGACCGCCGAGGTGGCCGAGAAGGCCAACGCCGTCCATGGCCTGGCCGAGGAGATCGGCAGGAAGCTGGCCAAGGCCGAGGCGCTCGGCGAGGCCGGCGAAGTGGAGGACAGCATGGAGCTGATGAAGGAGATCGAGGAGCTGCGCGCCAAGAAGATCAAGGCCGAGCACGAGTACCGCACGAGCATGCCCGCCTCCACCTACCAGCAGCAGAAGCTGCGCGTCTGCGAGGTCTGCTCCGCCTACCTGGGCATCCATGACAACGACATCCGGCTGGCGGACCACTTTGGTGGTAAGTTGCATCTCGGCTTCCTCACCATTCGCGAGAAGCTGATCGAGCTGGAGAAGACGGCGGCGCCGCGCAAGGCGGAACTCAAGCGGACGGGTAAGATGACGGACCGCGACGACGAGGGCCGTGGCCGCAATCGCTACTTTGTAGGTGGCCGTGAACTGGACCGCCGCTCCCGCGTACACCGTTCCCGCTCCAGGGAACGCCAGCGGTTACGGGACGCCGAGCGCGAACGACCCAACAACGGACGCGGAGCGGAGGAGAAGGGTGGCGAGCGGCCCAAGGAGGCGCCGGATGGCCCAGAGCGACCCGAAAGAGCCGCGGAACGCGGAGGACGGCGCGATGATAGGGACAACCATGGAAGAGATCACCGCGAGCGGGAACGCGATGGCAGGAGGGATCGGGAGCGCCACGGCCGCAACGACAGAGGACGCTTCGGCGACAGGggcggcggtggaggaggcggtggccatCACCGGGATGACAGACGCCGCTCACGCTCGAGGGACCGGTCGCCACGGGAACGCCGCAACTTCAACCACTTCAGGgatggcggcggcggcggtggaaaCGGACAGCACAGACGCTCCTACTCCCGCGAGCGCTACTCCCGCCGCTAGGCTAGAATCCCGCCCAGCGCACGTACGTAGCATTAATCACATGAACTACAACTACAATGCCACCACAATTGAACTACTGAAAACAACAGCAAACGAATATTCATAGGCTAATCAATAAAGCAACCCAGAGCCACACATTCGGCGCTCCAATGTGCAGAGACGATTGtaaatttttaatcatttctATTTTGATCTTGCGTTCCAATCTCCAATACCCAATAAAGCTGAACAACGCTGTTGCTTTCCCGTGTTAACCGAACCCAGCCCAGCCCCTGACCCAAGCGAAAAATTGTAAGAGATGCGTTATGTGCACCCGAAGCAATGCGATTGAGATTCGATAGCCCCCGTCCAGTCCAAAGTATTCGACAAGTAGAGAAACCCAACCGAAAATAGCGAACCCAGCGAACCCAAGGCAGTGTTGCCGATTGTAGTTCAGCTTAGAGTAACTCGGTTAGGACTCAGAAGACTAAATTATTAGGCCCAGGAGAGCAGGAGATACCTctaatatttgatattttgtgTGTTGTATAGCTAGCTACAAGTTGGTTACACCGACTGAGACCCAACCAAACCAGACCACTCGACCACGTACTCTTCTCAGCTCGCGATCACATTCTCCCGGTCGAAGTCAACGTGTGCTGGGCATCGCTGTCGTCCCGTTCGGGGTAAGCCTCCAGCATATTTAACTCTGACACTCTATCACTGCTCTGATCTGATTTGAtatgatttgatttgatttgtaACCCCAAAGCGTTCTCTACTTGAAGCTCGACACTTTCGCAGCCGCTTTCGCACAGCTTCGGTACGTATTGAGTATGGCGAGGTGACTATATCCTTTAAACCAGACCGCTGTTAGTTGTTTTGGCAGATTTGCGTTTACATGCTAGATAATCCAGATAATATAGCTTGGGTACGTATCCATTCCGGCCGACGTTTTCCTTTCGAATCGTCCTATGAGAGTGTCGTTTATGTTTTCGGTTCTGGGTACGTATTAATGCTAGAAGATCACGACTCTGTGGTACGTATGCATATAACGACTATCGTATGATATGATTTCCCGTAAGCAGACCAGGCTTTGTAGGGTTCTCGGCGATCCAGACCCCAACGTACGTATTCCtcctcctctctctctcttgaaaataaataatcaaaacacAACCcccaaccaaaaataaaataaaaacattaatcCCGTAGCGTTTAGAGGCAATCGAAATCCGTTTCTAACCAAACCTCTGTTTATCTTGCCAAACGGTGCTTAAGCCACAGACTCGATGCCGCCGCGGGGGCTCAGATCAGTACAGACATGCCTTTATGTGAGTATTCGGGGCACTAATCTCTGATTACAACCAGGCAAATGGCACATGGCAATGCAAATTGAACCATCGAGGACGGCTGACGCCCTGTGCTTGGCTCGTTTCTTTCGGCAGCCGAGCCGGTATAGTGGGAGTTGTGAGAGCAGTGAATTGAGTTGTTTGTGTTTGGCCCTGACAGTGGGTAAGAATCAATCGAAAACGCCAACAGATTTTCTAACTACCTTACGTCTTTATAACAAATGTATTGTTTTCTACTCCTAAGTCAACACACTGTTCTACTCACTTTTAAGTTATACACCACACAACACACTCAAATTAGATCTAAATTATAACTAAAATTTACGGATCTAAGCGCaatgtaataaaattgcaCTGAATTATAGCCGAGTCAAATTGTTATTTCAAATTGATTGCAATTGTTTGCCGTTCTGGAACTGAAGTTAACCCTTATCGCGGGAGATCTCAAAATGGTAGCAAATTATGACGGTGAGTATACGTTCCAGATGAAGTACCTAACAAGATTACCTGAGACAAGATAACTCAAAGGCCAAATATAGCAACGAGATAAGAAAACCAGAGTGTGGATCTAATTACCAGAAGCCTCTCCCAACTTCGCGTTACCTGGCAGATCCTATCCTATCTATGCCCATCAGGAATAACTAAAATTCTGTTTGTAAGGGTCGAACAACGGATCAAGGGATCGTTTAAATTGAAACCCTTAATGGGTACAGTTCGTCCAGAATTGGTCAGCAAAGgaggtttttgtttcaatAAATTACTTCAAGTTGTCTAGattatatttccaaaactCCGAATCGATCGGACTAATCATTTCGGAGACACAGAAGTTGGAAGTCATGTTCCTTAAttggatttttaaattttaggaaATATGTAAATTAAATACCCCACTTGTTTTTGGAGTAAATACCCTATAACTCCTTGAAAAGATAGTAACCCCAAGTAAAAACGCCGTGGTGTTTGTTTTCTTCCATGAGAAGGCTTCTCGGtgttgtttgtattttttaatattgctgTTTCGTTTGGAAAGGATTTCTTTTTGCTCCGCTTTCTTTTTTCTGCTTGATTTTTGTTCCAAAAGAGAATTTTCTGTACAATTTTGTCTTTTatgtatacatttaaaattaggTTTCATTCTTCGATTAACAATTTCATTGGCCCGAAAATAGAtgtttttgcaattttaaagCGTTACCAAAATCTCGGGATGTCTGTTGTTTCTCCGTGTGTTGGCGTGTGTTCGTTTTGTTGTGAAATCTGTTGCTGTTACTGTGGTATTGGGAAAACCTTCTCATCCGCTCTCCACTAACATCCCTTTGAGGTCTGGTCATCTTCTCTGCTCCTAACGCAAAACAGTCACTGCGGGACCCGCCTGGCGGCAGATTGGTCCGCATTCAACTCTCTTTTACAATAAATTTGATGGTTTTTGGAAATTGAATTTGCAGATGATCATCAACATGATTGGAATTTAGAATCTACGTGTGTTGGTATCTCTTTACAATTATAGTTATCATTTATACAACAAGTAGTTTTAGTTTGGGCTGTTGGTTTTGAGTTTTTGGTTGCCTTGCTGAGTGCAACCTTCTAAAATTTTGCACTATTAGATTGGATTTAACCTTATATAAAATTCATCGTTCTACAGTTTAGAGTATAAGTATTGTGTTGTGGTTTCTCTTTAGTATTCGATGGGTAAAAAATTATGCTCTCGACTTTGTTTAGTTATGCTTAAAGACACATCTTAAATACGTCTATGTATAATATAAAGTGTTCCTCGTTTTATCAGTGTTGCCTTGTTTGTTATGGTTTGTTAAACGTTTAAACACCTTATGCTTACGAAACTAACTTAACTATCTGATTTGATTTAAACTTGGATTTGTATTCCGTATTACATCGAACAAtagttgttgcttttgctctTGATTTTAtgcttaaaattagacattgaATTTGGCATTTATTGCGCATACTTGATAATAATTAACATGATCTTATCTTCCCCATAGAATTGTATAGTTATTTACAAACAATTTATCGCCTGATTTGTTGATTACGTTTATGAAGACCACTTGCGGGAAGGAGAGGGCATACGAAACAAATTAAGGCCATAGCATCTGCTTTTAATTATTCTGATGGGGTTCTCAAATTTGGGTTGAATGTTTCGAAAATTTGCTAAAACGTGCGCCTAAAATAAAgcttttgaaaattgtaaatgCGGACTAGCTTTCAGAACCGAGGGctgtacaaaaaataaagtgttataaaatgaaaaaatagtCTATAGGGTACAATTTGAAAACTAATCGTAGTTTGGCATTTGGCCGGGGCAGCTTTGAATTAATTCCGAGAAATAGACATAATAACTAGGCATATGTTAAGGGCTGATGCATGAACTATCCTAAAAACTATATGTGTACGCGCCGTAGAACAAAGTGTTTAACTTGAGTAATGTATGAGAGAAGACTACTAAGAGCTAGATTCACAGGAAACTGGACTTGATGATCATCACAAGTGTGCGGATGTgtcattgttattgttttgtgTGTGCTTGCTTTTTGTGGTTTTAATGGTATTTGCTTGCTGgttttgctgatgctgcagTTTAATTGCTGTTGTAAATGTTGgtgtttgtgttttgtttgttgttgtcgttgtttCAGTCCTTTGAGTGAATCGGTATCACATATTTATGTCCATACGGACTTTTGTACTTAATGCCACAATCACGATAGAATTTATCCGGTATACCTAGATTacataaatacaatttgccacAGTTGTTCGTTGATGCTGCTGCGACTGACTTGTgagccgctgctgctgccgaaGTGCTAGCAATGGGCGTTGGTGTGGCGGCAGCCGAAGAGGATGATGATGCTGTTGATATGCCATTCAATGGTAGTATGGGTAGTATTGAGTACTTGATAGCCACCTCATTAATGCCACACGGCGGCGGATCTACGGCGAGCACCGAAGCGCTAATAAAGTAGAGAATGTTAAGGAGCTCTTAGCTTTAATATCTTTCCCCACTAACCGATTTACACTGAGCCATTTCCTGATCGAATCCGATAAATTAGCGGTGTTAGTCGATAATATCACAAGATCTGGCGTGGGCAAGGCTTCAAGAAGATTAAACATCATgttaaaaaagtttgtttaCATATCTTTTGGTCACCTTACCATCTACTGAGTGAACTATGACATTGTCAGTTGCCTTGAACAAGGAAATCTCtgcgctgctgctgttctGCTCCAACAGTTTGGCCTGCTCCACATACAGGAGTACTGTGAGGCCATGGGAAGCCAGCTGGCGACCCGTGGCTGCTCCAACATTAATTGTTCTGCAAGGATTAACTTTTAATTACATTCTCAGCCTCGAAGTCGTTGACAAATCCAGCTAACCTCATGTTCTTTACGCCATCGCAGATGATGGCTATTTTCGGCCACTGATGATTGTTGGCCGGCGTCAAACGTCTGGCACCGCCCAACAGTGTAATGGCCAGGTCACTGGCCCCACGAGCCAGTATGTCGATCTGCCTCTGGAGCGAGAGGCCCGCCTTCTCGGCACTCAACTCGATTTTATTCCGCACATAAGCCGGAATCGTGGGTATAATGAGACCGTCGTCCGTCACAAAGTCCTTGCTGCCATCGAACATGCTCTCGATTTGGCGCAGCTGCAGCGGCTTACTGGCCAGGATGTTCTCGTCGTGCCGATACTTCTGCTCCGGCTGATGATGATTGTTCACTGTGTGCCGCACAACGTCTGGCTTCTGGTGCGTCGACTCGATATCGTCCCAAATGGCCTGCTTGTCGAACAGCGCCAGATTGCCCTCGAAATCGAAGTCCTCGTGGATCAGTGGATCGTCCGCCTCGCTGCCAAAGGTCTgctgcacctgctgctgccgcaTGCTGCTCTCCCGTCGCACCCTATTCCGCTTGTTTTTTCCGTTGCCGTTACCGTTGCCATTTGCATTGGTGTACGAGCCGTTTCCGTTGCCATTACCAATGTTGTTCGCGTTGCCGTTCCTCCTGCCATTGCCATTTGTGTTTCCGTAGCTGGAGGCTGCCGTCTGTTTGTAGAAACCGTCTCCATTGCTAACGATATCTATGGGCCTGCTGCTGCCCAAGGACAGCCCAGTCGCCTCGCCGCTGTCTCCGCTACTGCTGCAGTAGCTCTCCCGCGTGTTGCTCACGTAGGCGCCCATCTTCACCTCCACCTTTGGCGGTATCATGTTGCCAAAGAACGCGGCCACGCTGTTCGGAGTCGTCGACatctgcggctgctgctgggcaCTGGGCGCACGAGATGTCTGCGGTGTTCTAGGCGGCAAAGAAGAATAAGAGTTGAATGGAATGGC
This window of the Drosophila biarmipes strain raj3 chromosome 3L, RU_DBia_V1.1, whole genome shotgun sequence genome carries:
- the LOC108028660 gene encoding putative RNA-binding protein Luc7-like 1 translates to MSAPSNKMSATDQMRAMLDQLMGTTRNGDERQLKFSDTRVCKSFLLDCCPHDILASTRMDLGECPKVHDLAFRADYESAAKTRDYYYDIEAMEHLQAFIADCDRRTDSAKQRLKETQEELTAEVAEKANAVHGLAEEIGRKLAKAEALGEAGEVEDSMELMKEIEELRAKKIKAEHEYRTSMPASTYQQQKLRVCEVCSAYLGIHDNDIRLADHFGGKLHLGFLTIREKLIELEKTAAPRKAELKRTGKMTDRDDEGRGRNRYFVGGRELDRRSRVHRSRSRERQRLRDAERERPNNGRGAEEKGGERPKEAPDGPERPERAAERGGRRDDRDNHGRDHRERERDGRRDRERHGRNDRGRFGDRGGGGGGGGHHRDDRRRSRSRDRSPRERRNFNHFRDGGGGGGNGQHRRSYSRERYSRR
- the LOC108028634 gene encoding enhancer of mRNA-decapping protein 3 — encoded protein: MGPTDQDWIGCAVSIACDEVLGVFQGLIKQISAEEITIVRAFRNGVPLRKQNAEVVLKCTDIRSINLIEPVKQDVDGHTAPPPVLNKPTPVKLPHFSNILGKQQQLQLQQQQQQKQQYQEQDAEQDLPTTPRSRANGHGRAAAVGAAPVASGSSGSRGNFNSALSDKMQQLKLIETNGSNGTRRTPQTSRAPSAQQQPQMSTTPNSVAAFFGNMIPPKVEVKMGAYVSNTRESYCSSSGDSGEATGLSLGSSRPIDIVSNGDGFYKQTAASSYGNTNGNGRRNGNANNIGNGNGNGSYTNANGNGNGNGKNKRNRVRRESSMRQQQVQQTFGSEADDPLIHEDFDFEGNLALFDKQAIWDDIESTHQKPDVVRHTVNNHHQPEQKYRHDENILASKPLQLRQIESMFDGSKDFVTDDGLIIPTIPAYVRNKIELSAEKAGLSLQRQIDILARGASDLAITLLGGARRLTPANNHQWPKIAIICDGVKNMRTINVGAATGRQLASHGLTVLLYVEQAKLLEQNSSSAEISLFKATDNVIVHSVDALPTPDLVILSTNTANLSDSIRKWLSVNRASVLAVDPPPCGINEVAIKYSILPILPLNGISTASSSSSAAATPTPIASTSAAAAAHKSVAAASTNNCGKLYLCNLGIPDKFYRDCGIKYKSPYGHKYVIPIHSKD